The region GTTCGGACCGGGCATCCCGCACCGCGCGCAGCTGTCGAAGCTCGGCGCATAGCCGTTGACGGCGAGCGAGCGCAGCAGGAAGGCGTCCAGCACCAGATGCGGCTCGTGCTCGCCACGGGCCAGCGTCCGCAGCCCGCCGACCAGCAGCAGGTACTGCTGCACGGCGGGCTCGCCCTCGTGGTCGGTGAACCGCTCGGCGGTCTCCAGCATGGCCGTCCCGGCCGTGTAGCGGGCGTAGTCCGTGACGATCCCGCTGCCGTACGCCGCGATCGTCTCGCTCTGCGTGCACAGCGGCAGCCCGCGCCCGATCAGCTCGCTGCCGCGCGCATAGAACTGCACGTCGACGTGCGAGAACGGCTCCAGCCGCGCCCCGAACTTCGACTTCGTCCGGCGCACCCCCCGGGCCACCGCACGGACCCGTCCGTGCCCCCGGGTGAGCAGCGTGATGATCCGGTCCGCCTCACCCAGCTTCTGGGTGCGCAGCACGATGCCGTCGTCGCGGAACAGACTCATGGCGCCATTCTCGCGCATGGGCGAAGCGGGCCGGGCCGGGTGCCCCTCAGGCCCCCTTCAGCTCCGCTCACCCCCGGAGCGCTCCGTCAGCGCGTCGGTCAGCCGCCGGGCGACCTCCATCGAGCAGCGCCCCAGTTCCACGAGCGGCGGGATGTAGCAGTGGGCGATCGACACCGGGTCGGGACGCAGCGAGGGCAGGACGACCCCCGCACGGGCCAGCGCCTCCCGCAATTCCGTCGTCACGTCTTCCACTTCCTTGAACTGCTGCATGAGCATCCGCACTTTCCGTGAGGGGTTTCACTGTTCGCAGTCAGAGCGTGACGGTGCGGAACTACGGTGGGCAAGGGGGCGGCCCCTGCAACGGGCGAGCAGAGAAAGGACGTACGCCATGGCCAACGCATCACGGCAAGCTGCTTGGGAGTTCTGGGGCACGGAGCTCAAGCGGCGACGGGAGGATGCGGGCTTGACCCAGGAGGCGCTGGGCCGGAGGGCCTTCGTGTCCGGCGGCTACATCGGCCAGTTCGAGCAGGCGATCAGGAAGCCGCAGCTGGATGTGGCGGTGCGGATCGATGAGGTCCTGTAAACCGACGGTTTTTTCGAGCGGATGTGGCGGCGACTGATCGGCGCGTCTCCATTCGAGTCCTACTTCGCAGCAGTAGCGGAGCTGGAAGCCCTCGCCACCAAGATCTGTGAGTTCGAGTCTCTCCTGATCCCGGGACTGCTGCAGACACCAGG is a window of Streptomyces caniferus DNA encoding:
- the recO gene encoding DNA repair protein RecO encodes the protein MSLFRDDGIVLRTQKLGEADRIITLLTRGHGRVRAVARGVRRTKSKFGARLEPFSHVDVQFYARGSELIGRGLPLCTQSETIAAYGSGIVTDYARYTAGTAMLETAERFTDHEGEPAVQQYLLLVGGLRTLARGEHEPHLVLDAFLLRSLAVNGYAPSFDSCARCGMPGPNRFFSVASGGVTCGDCRVPGSVVPSSEAIGLLSALLTGDWETADACEARHAREGSGLVTAYLHWHVERGLRSLRYVEK